The sequence AATGAAAGTAACACCAAGTAATTCAAGGCCCACAGTTTAGGATCCAGTTAGAGTtgagtttgaatttcagattctATATTCAGTAGGTAACGTGACCTGATGCcagttacttcatctctctggAAGCCAGTGCCTTCATACGTAAATGTGGATGTTACCTCCCTCACTGGATTATTTAAAGGATTGTTTGAGGACAgtattttaaatgtcagtttccCTCTCTATCCCTTGCCTTTTATGATTTGGGAAAAATTTCAGGATCATAGAATGCTGTAAGGTGATCAGTATAAAACTAAATTATCTCCAAAAGTGCCAATTAGTGAATTTTTCACAAGTCAGAAATAGAATTCTGAATAAATGAGCATTTTTTACAGTTAGAATATCAGGACACTAAGTTAGACCATAAGCTCCACAGGGCTGGGGTTTGCGGTTCTGTTCACTCTATTTCCAGTATGTAGAattgtgcttggcacacagtaggcatgcaGTCTGCTCTAGATTTGGTTGTGGTGATAATTATTTCCTGTATCTCTTTGCAGGTCGCTATGCAATGGTGGTCTGTGGCGATATTGCCGTCTATGCCAATGATAATACTCGTCCTACTGGTGGGGCTGGAGCCGTGGCGATGCTGCTTGGGCCCAATGCCCCTTTGGCCCTCGAGCAAGGTAAACCATTACCAAGAGGCTATGCATGGCACGGACAAATATATAGCTCCTAATCCTACATTGGCAGACCTGCTACTTGGGGCTGAGGTGTGGGTTTGAGGGTGGTATTGCTTGCCTCTAAAGGGCTGGCCTGAGAAGCAGAGGttagggaggaaaggaagagagaatatgCAAGTTTTCCTCTTCTGCATCGTCAGGTATGAGAATAATAATTCATGGATGAATCATGCAGGTGCCTTAGGGAGTTGTGCGGGTGATTGACCATGAAAGGAAATAATTGGGCAAAAAGTGAAAGTCTTCCTTTTGAGACTTGGCTTCTATTCCAGGTTTTGTTAAGCCTACCTTGGTGTGGAAAGGGAAATGTAAACCTCATTCATGTAATATCAACGACCTATTCAAATCCTTTTGAATAAATTTGAGGGATGTCACGTGGGCTCAGGCTTGGGCATGGGAGACAGGTAAAGACCAGGAAGCCCTTGTTACATGGTTCTCCCATCCTCTGTGGTCCAGGTAGTCTGTGCAGTCTCTGAAACCCTCTGTGTGCCTTTCCAGGGCTTAGGGCAACCCATATGGAGAACGTATATGACTTCTACAAACCAAATTTGGCCTCCGAGTACCCAATGGTGGATGGGAAGCTCTCCATCCAGTGCTACTTTCGGGCCTTGGATCAATGTTACACATCATACCGCCACAAGATCCAGAACCAGCGGAAGCAAGGTACGGGACTCGCGCAACAGAAAGTGGAGGCTCTGCTTACAGGGGCCAAGAGTCTGTACCTTTGTACCTAAACTCCTAAGACAAGGTCTCCTCTCTCCTACCCTGAAAACGATGTTAAGAGAATTGTTTCCTGTTCCCTTCTTATACTCCTCTCTGGGTCTTTGCTGAAATCCATGTGGATGTCATTCAAATCCAAGTATAAAATTGCCTGTAGCTTGAGCTAAACGAAAGAAAGCAAACAATCCAGGCCAAAGCCACCAGTATGAAACCAGTGGGTGTCAGCCACCTGGGAAACGTGTCGTGACCCGGGGTAACCACATCCTCACGGGTCAggatttgcttttctgttttaagGTGGGCATGATGTGACTCTTGATTTGCAGTTTGCCACCTTTTAAAGTCTGATGTTAGAAAATCTTTCCTTGtcttatattttccatatacTAAAGTGTTATCGGTGATTTTTCTCTGTACGGTGGTAATAGGttgattttatttccatctttagtTTTGGAATTTCCCTGCTAAAAAAATACATCCTGCtttcaaaatcagaaaagaagtgaataaatcttattttaaaaatacagagaaacccactttaaaaaaatggaaagtgcCTTACCTGCTTAGCCATGCCCAGGTGGGCATCTGCAAAAGGCAGGTTTCAGTGTGGGAAGGAGGACGTGTTGAAGCGCCAGGACATGAGTGCTTTGCGGGTGGCACAAGGAGCCACATCTTGCTCCTCTCCACTGCCCTGGGTGGGGCACTGCCTACCATAGGCAACCCCAGTGGGTAAGAAGTCACCTTGggcctctctgcctctgcccttccACTGTAAAATTGCTATTGGCTAATTGCTCTTGCCTCCTCTGAAGTCTTATAGGCATTTTCATTTTACTCCTTATTCTCATATGGAATCTGACGGATGCTACTTTGGATCACAGCACTAAAATATAAACTTTCCTAAGGGCAGAAGCTGCATGGCCCTCATCTGCACAGTGAGAGAGACAGTCAGTAATGTAGCGACAGAGACAGGTGAACTTAAATCCGAAGCCAGACTCTTCATATTGGGTGACCTTgaacatatgattttatttaattttttggagactctgtttcctcctctggaaaataGGGGAAATGGTATAACACAAAGTTGATATGGGGCGAGCATCTGTCAGGGAGGCTGGCAATAGTAGATATGaatatgtttgtttctttctcttctttccttacaTGAAGAAGGGCTTAGTAAAGGtgtgaaaaatgaatgaacagaccTTATATGTGTTTGCTGGAGGCAGGAACTAGTTTTCTGGGAGGCCTAGAGTTCTTCAGCACCATTAAATCTGAGGCAGGTCGAAATGGCTCGTCCCTCATGCTACATATTTGCCATCACACTTCTTCTTCCAGCTGGCTCCGATCAACCTTTCACCCTCGACGATTTCCAGTTTATGATCTTTCACACGCCCTTTTGCACTATGGTCCAGAAATCTCTGGCTCGCCTGATGCTCAATGACTTCCTGTCAGCCAGCAGCAACACACAATCCAGCTTATATAAGGAGCTAGAGGCTTTCAGGTGAGTCCTGTTCGTGGGGTGCCTAGGGGCTCATGAGGGGTGGACAAGGAGGATGCTCCCTCCTGCCTTGAGCCTGGGTTACTGGCACTCCTGTGGGGGCAATGGCAACCCTCCAACACAATGGAAATGATACCAATTTCTACATGGGGTGACAGGTTATTGTCTGCATAGGGCCTTCCATGAGTCGTCTCAGGGAGACATGGGGAATATGCCAGTGCCTCCGGACCCGGTAACTATAAGAAgctacagagaaaaagaaaaaagggaaaggggaGTGTGGTTAAATCATTtagtcaacaaacattttctgaaCATCCAGAAATGATATGTGCCTGACATCATTCTAAACTCTCAGGATAAAATGGGTATGACTTCATGATCCCTGTCCTGGAGGATCGCACAGTCTATGCAGACACAAGCACACAGAAACAAATGATCACAGTATGGGGTGGCAACCTGGGAAGTGTCAGGTCCTATTCTTACTTGTCATGGTCTTAAGTAATGTCCTGCTTATTGCCTCAATTTCCCCCATTTATAAAACAGAGAGTCCAGTTCACTCCCTTAAATGTCAAAAGGCAGGAAGAATGCTATTTATTGATGCACTAATCTaagatatttaaaacagaaatatcttCAATGCAAATAGTTCTCACTGGGAAGAgaatctttctgtttcttcttggtaTCTATTTATTTCAAGTTTTGGACTATCCTACCAGTATGTGCCCCTATTACTAACTACCACTAACCCAGCCACTAATGAAAACATCAAAATTAGCTTAAACACTGCTTAAAAGTCCTGCCCTATCAAAGCAAAAAGTGTAACATATACCAAAGATAATAGcttaatatctttaatatataatgatcttatcaataataaaataaagactacggtggaaaaatgagcaaaagatttccTCAAAGAAGAAATGCATATAATCATATTTGTAAATGTGCGTGCTTATTAGTAAAACATACAAGTTACCATTTTCTTTgcatagtcttttaaaatttaaataaatacacaatattGACAAGGCTAATGGAGAATGGGCAATAGTGGATGTGTAAGTTGATATAAGTGCTTTGGGGAGTAATAGGAGAGTGTAAAGCAAAAGCCTTAAACATGTGCATGCCTTTGGGTTCAGTAATGCCACATGTGAAAGAACATGTAGCCATTCCCTGCACTATTTTAACTAATGAGAAACAGGAGTAGGGAGATTGGTTAAAGTAGGGTACATCATGTCACGGACCATTCtgcaaccattaaaaataatgttaaagaaGATGATTTAATGTTACagataaatatacatacactcacatacacaaagtttaaaaagcatgTTAAACACAATGCatagtatgatttcatttctaattttctcatACACTTTATGAAAGTGGAGATGGATTccctaagaaaaatataaaaaatattccctAAGTTTTATCTCTGAATGGTAGAACTATTAGTGgcatgtgttttgtgtgtgtgtgtgtgtgtgtgtgtgtgtgcgcgcttttatgtatttacaaatgtaataaaaacatgtCCAAAGTCTCTTTAAAAGCTGTTACTCTTCTCCttgctcccctctcctcctcccgtGTGGCTTCTCACCTGGTCACCTCTGGCTGCCCCACAGGGGGCTAAAGCTGGAAGACACCTACGCCAATAAGGACCTGGAGAAAACACTTGTAAAGGCCTCTCTGGACATgttcaaaaagaaaaccaaggccTCCCTTTATCTGGCCACACGCAACGGGAATACATATACCTCATCCCTGTATGGGTGTCTGGCTTCACTTCTGTCCCAGTGAGTACTACGTCTGGCTCCACCTCCTACATGCCCCCTCCATGGTCTGGGGGGTCAGCTAcgtttgtttccttttctggttcagacttttaaaagaaaggaaaggagagaagaggcagggagggaaggaagaggaaaggaacttGCTTCAAAGGTATAGGCAGATCTGCAATCTGTATTAAATAGCGATCTCCAAAGTGAAGTACATGGATGTCAGGGGATGTGCAAGATCTATTTGGATGCAGCAATAAAATAGTAGAACTTCTATGCATATTTTTGTCTCatctatttaaaaatctctatactTAGTAGAGCATGGTGGTTAAGAGAGTCTAGTTTTAGAGCCCAtaccctgggttcaaatctcttTGTCACTTATTAGTTTTGATCTTGGAAAAATACTTAACCTCTAtgtgcctcactttccccatctgcaaaacaTAGATAATAACAATATGTGTTCTACTGTTTTTATGAACACTGtctaaaacaattaaaacagCAGTGCTCAATTGCTAGtggctattattatttatttatttaattatttttgagatatggtctcactatgtcactAGAGtgcatagttcactgcaacctcaaactcctgggctcaagtgatcctcctgcctcagcctcccaaagtgctaggattacaagtgtgagccaccatgcctagagCTAGTTGTTATTTCtcttgattttctattttgtggGTTTTATAAGGAAATACCACACATTGGAAAAAATAGTCATGGGTGAATCTGATCAAATTATTACTGATGAGCGATGATCAAAATGTTACCACTGTTGAACCACTGCCAGTCAACATGCAGCCTTGAGGGTGAGTCCAGCGAACTGGCCTCTGTTTGGAAGCACCCTCGGCATTCACTACATTCATCTTGTCCTCATGAGTGGGGAGAAGTTCCATTTCCATTTGACATTCTGTTGTGTTTGCTGTGCCTCATGTATCTTGGATTTTAGCTGCTCCCCTTTGGGAAGCTTTCCTGTTCCTGGGCCTGTCCCTGGGGCCTACCCAAAGTCGTCCTTCATGTAGAGGGCCTGGAACCCATTTCTAGTTGCATGAGGTAGACAGGGAGGAGACTGGCCTGACAGGTGGGTGCTTTATTTGAAGTGCAGAATATAAGGCTGATGTGTTCTGGGCTTTGATTTCTCTCCCTGCAGGCACTCTGCCCAGGACTTGGCCGGCTCCAGGATCGGTGCCTTCTCCTATGGCTCTGGCTTAGCAGCAAGTTTGTTTTCATTCCGAGTGTCCCAGGATGCTTCTCCAGGTGAGCCTCAGCTTTCTGTCAGGCACTCCTGACAAAATTCATCTGGTGAAAGAAACCAGGTTGTGATTAAGAGCAAAGAAAAACACTGAAGGGATTTAAGCAATGGAGTAAGTTTGTCTAATTTATGTATCTAAAGCACTTCCTTGGCTACTAGTTAGTGACTAGATTGAAGAGGAACAAAGGGGGCCATGGGGAAACCAGTCTGTTCCAGCAAATAGCCCAGTCAAGAGATAATGGTGGTTTGGTTGCAACTGATAAAGAGAAGTTGACGAATGTGAGCTATCCAGTGGGTACATGATGATTATTTTTTGATTGAGGAGATCCAGGACACATATCTAATTACTATGTGGGGTATACCTTGACTAAGTAAGGTgtgtctgcctgtttgttttgcTAACATTTATATTTGCTTATGACATCTTGGTGTTCTAAGCCACACACAGAGCACTTTCCCCCAGGGTGCGAGCTTCCACAGAACCTCGCTCTCTGTTGGACTTGTATGTCAACAGTAGTGACAATGACAAGGAAGAAGGTGTAACAATCTTGCTTTTGCTTCCCAGGCTCCCCCCTGGAGAAGCTGGTGTCTAGTACATCAGACCTGCCAAAACGCCTAGACTCCCGAAAGCGAATGTCTCCTGAAGAGTTCACAGAAATAATGAACGAAAGAGAGCACTTCTACCACAAGGGTAAGAAAAAGGGCAGGAAGAGAAGGTAATTCACCTCAGATTCCATGCCATGATACTGGACAATGTAATGCCCTGGAAGTATAGTCTTTGAAAATGCTTTCTGTGCAACAGTTGAAAGAGTCCAGACTTCAGAGCTAGATATCCAAATTTAAACCTGAGCTGcgccacttactagctgtttgTTTCTGGGAAAATTGTTGAACTATTTTCAGTTGtcttatttctaaaatcataCCAACTTGGCAGGATTTCCAAACAGATGAAATGAATTAGTGTACATGAATAAGTTACCAGCACATACTACTGTCTCTGCCCATTGCCCCCTTTCTCCaccaaacataaaaacaaaatgttaccccaaaaaagcaacaaatgaaaaggaaaccaaagcCAAAGTTAGCACTGGAGAGACCAGATGGTGATTTTAAAACCAGGGTAACTATATCTTCTAAAGCAAAACTGTGGGCACATGGTTTGCAGTATGGTCTGAAAAGGAGACAGAACATATGGAATTGGGAATGTTCCAGAAAACCTAGACCTAGTGGTCATTGATCTCATATAGATCAAGGGATATGttttagcaaagaaaaacaatgaaaacaaaaacaggacCTTTGAGATGAACACCAATGGACAAAACACTGACATAGGGCTAGGAAGAAAGTCTCTGTTAGGAAACAGAGGCTCTGAGGGTACTCCTCAACCTAGGTACTACTGGCAGAAGGATGTGATAACGATTTCAGTGGAGGAAGGGTATGTTTACTGTAGGGGAATGTCATAcccttataataaaatttttagtaGCCAGGCCTTAAGTGCTAGATCCAAGATGGCTGCTCCTCTGGCTCTTCAGCCAGTCCAGTGTTCTCCATTTGGCATATTACAGGTAACCTTGTGGCCCCTTGCAACACAGCCAAGAGACCCTCACTGTGAAGCTGTAGACATCCCTATTACtattttctttcccccaaacTCATGTAACTCTTTGTGAGTATTGCCTCTTCTCCTCATTCCGCAGTGAATTTCTCACCACCTGGTGATATAAACAGTCTTTTCCCAGGTACTTGGTACCTGGAGCAAGTGGACCAGCTGCATCGCCGAAAGTATGCCCGGCGTCCCGTCTAAAGGCGGTAAGTGAGCATGTGCAGGGTTGGTGGCATAAAACCCTAATGTCTTCCTCTAGTTCTGATACTGTAACCAGGCCACGGAGGGTCCATCGCTTCCAAGAGGATCAGAGGTGGGGAGTTTGCACCATGAGGACCAATTAAAATTCCTGGGGCTCTTTGCCCTGGAAGGGCAGAAGCTGGGTGAAGGACATGTTCTGAAATcttgaatgtgaaaaaaaatgtgtctgaTTTGTTTTACCTGATCTGCTCAAGATAGGAAGCTCTCCTAGAAGCTTGATAGAAACAAAATTAGCATCCGTAAGAGGGAGCAGGCTGTGAACCTAAACCTGTGGAACTTGTTACTCCAAAAGGATGAGGTCAGTAATAAAGATGAATAGCATCAGAAAAGGTACACACCCATGTATTGGGGATATTCATAAGGAAACAGGGTGCTGAAGGTTCTGGTAGAGCCAGACACCTCAGGTGGCGGAAGCCTTAGGCCAAGGGGCTGTATAGCAATTTTCCTGTCATGTGACTCCTTTTGGGGAGAAGGAGTGAGGTTCAGAATATTGGTGCAGACAGgtgtaaagaaaagagaattggatggaagaggagaggggtgagaggagaagtaggagaattgtttatggtatttttaagAGGAACAGCAAGGATTCAGGATTGGAATCTTGTAGTTCAGCAGCCCAGATATCTGCATTCAGTTTATTGACCAAATAGCTAAAGTAAGCAGAATGGAAGAGTGAGAAGGGATTTCTTTCACAACCCACAAATCTCAGTTAATACAGTCCCCAAGCCCAAGCTTTCCTTGTCTTTGGTagatgaaggaggaggaagtAAAAGGTGTGccaaggcaggggaggggactgggaagggagggaagaagttAGCCAATGGAGGAGACACACAGATAAAGGCCACAGAGGAAGCAGGGCACgtgcagggggcggggcctcggTCCATTCCTAACCACTGGGCGTTCTGGGTGCCACGCTGGCTGCCCTAGGGCGGTGGCCAGGAGTCCGGGGAGCGGCCAGGAGTCCGGGGAGCGGCTAGGAGAGGCGGACAAGCAGGCTGCCTGGCCACAGCTGCAGGCCCGGTGGAGGAAGGGCAAGCCAGGAAGCCAGTCCACAGGACTTTGTACTGCCAGGCAGTCTGTGCGTGTGCAttgctttgtttgtttgaaatatgGGTCTTAAGGGCAGGTCAGTGGCAAGGGGGAGGGGGGTATTAAATATGTCAACTTAGATCAGTCatcagaaggagagagagatttgtGGTTTTCGAAGGAGAATTTCCAAATcaggctccctccctctcctcgtAGACACACCTCTCACAAGTGCTCAGGCAGCACTGTACTTAGAGGAAAGCTGGTGCTCTTGAACTTTTCTCATGCCGACTATTCACATAAGGAATGAAGCTACAACAGTGAGGTTTTAGCGGAAATGAGGGCTGCCGTCAGCGCCGTGCTGAGGAGCTCTGCAGGCCTCTGCACCGCCTACGCTGCCCGGCCTGCCCTCCTTCCACAGGCAGACGTGTGCTGGGGACCCTGCCCGCTCCAGCCTTGGCTCCCCTAGCATGGGCGCGGGTCCCTCAGGTGTCCAGGCCTGACGCCCGGCGGGTGGCAGGAGGCCCCAGACCCGGACTGTGGCTAGGAGAGCCCCTCCGCCCAGCCTCGCCTCGGGCAGGCGCAGCCCTGGGGTGGGTGCCCAGGGTGAGACCCGTGGTGGAATgatcttcctttgtttctttaagTTCTACAGATCTGTGCAATGGCTCCTGGGGAAAATATGCGACCACAGCTTCTGCCCGCGAATCATATTGTTAAAATCCTGCTCTAAAGCTGGTAAATAAATTTGAATCGACATCGGAACCCCCCGCTCTGTAGAGTGAGGCGCCACCCCTAGCGGGCCCGTGCACCCTCTCGCTTCAGTCGCTGTCCCCAGCTTTTGGCGTGATGGACTAGGGCTCCTTTGTGAGAGAGCGAGATGGGGGATGGAGAAAAGGCTCTTCCTGAATCACTGGCCTCCAGAAATGTGCAGATCAGCTGTCTCTTTCAAGATCCACAAAAACTTTCCTATTTGTTACAGCTTTATTATTATGAAACTTCTGCGctattctttgttcatttcttaaGGTTTCCTgtgaatttctaaattttgtattttgttctaAGCTAATAAATGGCAATtaaaaagagaggaggaggaaatgacTCCTGTATTTCCTGAAACCCAGAACACAAAAATTGTACCAGCCAACGCACATAACGTATAAGCCTGCCAGACTGCCCGGTTGGAGAGCTGCGTCTTCACCTTGCAtgttcccctctccccttccaatTCCACTCAGTTTCTGCAACATACCAAGTATTATGACAGGTGCAAGGCAATTAAAGATGGTGAGACTTGGCGTCCCCCAGCTCACTTCTCTAGTCTAGAGAGCCGGCAGACACTGAAGATCCCACCTCTTGGTCATACCTTGCCAGTGTTATTTGGACAAATCAACACAAGGCAGAGGTTAATAGGTTAAGTTTATGCCTCCTCcagccaaaaaataataatatatattaaatgaaattcaaCATCCAGCAGGAAATTATTCCACTAGAGGATCTTTCCCCC is a genomic window of Eulemur rufifrons isolate Redbay chromosome 8, OSU_ERuf_1, whole genome shotgun sequence containing:
- the HMGCS2 gene encoding hydroxymethylglutaryl-CoA synthase, mitochondrial, with the translated sequence MQRLLTPVKQVLRLQRVTQEASLTPARLLPAAHQRFSTVSAVPLAKTNTWPKDVGILALEVYFPAQYVDQTDLEKYNNVEAGKYTVGLGQTEMGFCSVQEDINSLCLTVVQRLMERTKLPWDSVGRLEVGTETIIDKSKAVKTVLMELFQDSGNTDIEGIDTTNACYGGTASLFNAANWMESSYWDGRYAMVVCGDIAVYANDNTRPTGGAGAVAMLLGPNAPLALEQGLRATHMENVYDFYKPNLASEYPMVDGKLSIQCYFRALDQCYTSYRHKIQNQRKQAGSDQPFTLDDFQFMIFHTPFCTMVQKSLARLMLNDFLSASSNTQSSLYKELEAFRGLKLEDTYANKDLEKTLVKASLDMFKKKTKASLYLATRNGNTYTSSLYGCLASLLSQHSAQDLAGSRIGAFSYGSGLAASLFSFRVSQDASPGSPLEKLVSSTSDLPKRLDSRKRMSPEEFTEIMNEREHFYHKVNFSPPGDINSLFPGTWYLEQVDQLHRRKYARRPV